A stretch of DNA from Streptomyces sp. NBC_01197:
CCGATTGGTGAAGCGGTGTACGAATCATTTCGGTGGTCGGATATTGACGCTCCGCTATTCGTGAAGATGGTGTGGATCCCACCCAAGTCGCCCCCGGTCCAGGTTTCCTGACGTTCCCCACTAATCTCATGGCGAGAACTTCGCCGTACACTTCTGTGCCCCCGGCGCCCACCAAGCGGCCGGGATCACTGGACTGATCGCTCTGTACCCGGCCCGATCGCCCCGCCCCGATCGGGCGGTAGCGGCGGAGTGTCTGTACATCGCTGTATCCCAGTGCCGGATGAGGAGAACGTCCAGAATGAACCGCAAGACTCTGGTGCTGCCGGCGATAGTTTGCCTGCTCGCTCCGGTACTCGCCGCGTGCGGCGGCACAGGCAGCGGCGGCGACGGCGGCAAGGCCATCGTCGTGGGTACGACGGACTTCATCGAGTCGGGCAAGAAGGCTCCGGCTCCTCTCGACCCCGCCTACACCTATGACACCGGCGTCTGGAACTTCCTGCGCCCGACTCTCCAGTCGCTCATGGCGATGCCGCGTGGTGGCGGCCTGCCGGTGCCGGACGCCGCCAGCGACTGCCGTTTCACGGACACCGAGAACGAGAGCTACCGCTGCAAGCTCCGCAGCGGGCTCCAGTTCGCCAACGGCGACCCCCTCACGGCCGCCGATGTGAAGTACTCGATGGAACGCGTCACCAACATCGACGACCCGAACGGCCCGGCCGGTCTGCTGGAGAACATCGACACCATCGAGGCCGTGAGCTCTCATGAGCTGGTCTTCCACCTGAAGACGCCCGACGCCACCTTCCCGTACAAGCTGGCCACGCCGGCCGCGGGCATCGTGGAGAAGAAGGAGTACGCGCCGAAGAAGCTGCGCAAGGGCTTCGTGATCGACGGCTCCGGTCCGTACACCTTCAAGGCGGAGGTCGGCAACGACCGCCTGAAGAAGGCCATCTTCACCAAGAACCCCCACTACAAGGGGGCGTTGAAGCTGCAGAACGACAAGGTCGAGATCGATTCCTTCGCGGATGCCGCGGGCATGGGCGCCGCGCTGAAGTCCGGCAAGATCGACATGATGGGCCGGACTCTCTCCCCGGAGCAGATCAAGCAGTACTCGGACGGTTCGTCGCCGAACGTCAACTTTGTCGAGAGCCCCGGCCTGGAGATCCGCTACCTGGCCTTCAACACGAACGACCCGGCGGTGAAGAACAAGGCGGTCCGGCAGGCGATGGCCGCGCTCGTCGACCGCGGTCAGATCGCCAGCCAGGTGTACGGTGCCACCTCGGACCCGCTCTACTCGCTGATCCCCACCGGAATCGGCGGACACACGAATTCGTTCTTCAACA
This window harbors:
- a CDS encoding ABC transporter substrate-binding protein, coding for MNRKTLVLPAIVCLLAPVLAACGGTGSGGDGGKAIVVGTTDFIESGKKAPAPLDPAYTYDTGVWNFLRPTLQSLMAMPRGGGLPVPDAASDCRFTDTENESYRCKLRSGLQFANGDPLTAADVKYSMERVTNIDDPNGPAGLLENIDTIEAVSSHELVFHLKTPDATFPYKLATPAAGIVEKKEYAPKKLRKGFVIDGSGPYTFKAEVGNDRLKKAIFTKNPHYKGALKLQNDKVEIDSFADAAGMGAALKSGKIDMMGRTLSPEQIKQYSDGSSPNVNFVESPGLEIRYLAFNTNDPAVKNKAVRQAMAALVDRGQIASQVYGATSDPLYSLIPTGIGGHTNSFFNKYGDPSKSEAAQILHSAGITSKVRLTLDYTSDHYGPGTAKEFALLKQQLNASGLFDVKTQGHKWAQFRPDEVKGDYAVYGMGWFPDFPDADNFISPFLSKGNFLNTPYANPTIRDKYIPESRRAADRTTAVVPLQKIQDIVADDVPVLPLWQGKQYVAARDDLTGAEWALSNSSALQIWELGRGVS